One Mugil cephalus isolate CIBA_MC_2020 chromosome 17, CIBA_Mcephalus_1.1, whole genome shotgun sequence genomic window, ACGTGCCAATCCGCGAATAGATATTTGGCTAGGAAATAGTAAGGAGACGTTTTGGGAACACAGAATCTGCGTCACgcaaaatgaaatacattatCACGTGTGAAAGTACATGTCTTCTCTAATCCTTCATATGCAATTTCAGATGTGGGGGATTACACCTCATATCCAATCCCTtacatgtcattttatttagttgcCTAAAGGTGAAGAAGGGGCAACTGGTTAtgtaaaggtttaaaaaaagaaaaaaaaggtgcacgTAATGAGTTTAAACAGCAGGACGCCGACCACCAGACACTCGTCGCTGCATGCGGATCAAGCTGTCATTTTGCTATTGAGCTGTCAAGATAATAGTAGTTCACCACTCAAAGCGAGTACGAGGCAGAACCAGGGAACAGGGGTGTGACCACATGCTGCTgcatggctaaaaaaaaaaaaaaaaaaaaaaaaaaaaagaacgccGTTGGGAGGCATGGCTGTTCTCACCTGTGTTCTGTGCCAGATAACAGACGCCCTGGAGTGGCCCAGTTTGTTTCGACAGGGTCCTTTGTCATAGTGGATCAGGAGAAAGTCATCctggcacatacacacagataaaGATTCACCGTTAGAAGCCTGAAAGACAAGGGTTGCTATTCGGGGGAACATGGTGGTCCGGCTGTCTGCACTCACACAGTTAAGATTACATAAAGCACTGCTAGTCATAACTCGCCCGTTTTTAATTCAGCCTAGGCTGCCATTTTCATCAGCGTTATGATGAATTTTACTTGGCGGAAAAAAACAGCTATATCTCATCCTATTCTTATCAGTTCTCAAGGTTAAGCTACAATTTCCTGATTATGGAAGGTATTGCTGTCACAGAGAGACAAACCTCTACATGCAAGATTATACAGTGCCAATGCATTATTGATctgtagacttttttttccagttggaATAAATTTTATGATcttcctgcttttatttcccCCGGTGCATATGAAGGAAAATAAGATTCTACTCACGTCCAAGGACTCCAGACAGTACCAGCAGAAGGCATGTTTGCAGTTCTTGCACATCATCTGTGCACAGCCCTCGTCCCTCTCAATGTAAACTTTACATTTGGGACAACGCTTGATTGGTGCATCGTCCTCTTCATTTTTGTAGAAAGAGCTGTGAAAAGACGAAAACAAAGTgaatttggtttgtttttttttttactcataaaTTAAggttaaatacaaaataagtcAATGCATACTGCCTTTTTGACACAGCTTTGGTCCAGGAGCCAATAGTCAACCTAGACAGCACTCCAAATCACTAAATGGCCTTGACCTTGTTCCTAGTCTTTTATCCCGTCGGTGTCAATCAGTCTGTTGCCATTTATCCTGTGCCAATTCCTTGAATCACGGTGTGAGCAGGAATCTGTCATTTGGGGCCTCATCGCGAGGTCGGGTatgtgaaatttaaatatattatagcACATTATAGACACCTCAATAACATTGCtctaaatctgattaaaaaagcAGAATCAATCAACCATTACTTGCAATTTCGGTAAAGACTTCTACTAAGACTTCCTCGAAGCACTAATAAAGCCGTCTGAATCTAGCTTTCATTAGGGACATACTTGAAGTGAACAAGGGTAGTTCCCACACTTGACAAGACTCTTCACAACTAAGAGCAGACCTTTTAATCCTCTAAAAACCCTCCCTCCACTGTGGCCTCTGAGCTCAGTCCTGAACTTGTGCAGGTAGAGGAAAGCTCCGCAGAGCTAATGACATTTCCACAGTAAGAGGATATTGCCAGGAAATGGGTCAGTTGATGTTTCCGGGACACCTTCTTCTACCGTCAGACACTTTCTACGTCTTTAAAAGGAGAGACAGACCCATCTCGGCTCGCCTCCCTGCAGTTTAGTTTCAGCAGATAGTTTTATGTCTTCCTATTAATTTGGGCCTTAGTGTTGGCTGATGTTCAGCTGAGCAGCAGCCGCCAGAGGACACGTTCAGCGAGTCCTGCTCTACGCTGATAAGTGGTCCACTCCTCCGGTCAGATGAGCTCAGCATATCATGGAGGTTGCTACTATTGCAGCTGTGAGAAAGTGCACGCTATTATAAAGTGCTGAATaatatttaacagtataaaGTTTAAGTGAAGCACGTGCTACTTAATGGCGAGACGCTGTTAGGTTACTGGAATagataatacattttaaatattggtGTAAAAGTTAAAGGTACAcctttttatataataataacaacatgtcTCCCATAAAATTGTGAGTAAATGCCATCCCATTATTGTCCcactattattatattttctatcGACCATAACGAGTGTGTCTAGACAAGTCATTCAGATGTTTAAGACCACATAATGGGAAGGACAATTCCAGCAAGGGTGAAGGGGCAACAGGAGCAGctcattcacatttaaagctacagacaCTGAAACGGCTCGTTTGAGCAGGGCTGAGAAACCAGGGATATAAAAGTATGGTAGAACAAatgatcagtttgtttttaagagctgaaaaaaaaaaaaacatactgggGACATGTAGGAAATACAttactttgttaaaaaaaaaaaaggaaaatatgggacctttaagtTGGCTAACAACAACTGGATAATATTACTCAGCTATATCATGACTagaattatacattttattccattttgtgTCCTAAACTAGTTTTCCAACTAATGACTATGGACCATAAAATGTTGGGAGGAAATAGTGGACAGGTGGACAAGAGTTTCACACAAGTTGCAGCTCACAGTAAACTTAGTAAAATTTAAAGTAGTACCTATTTTCTCCTGGTAGGAAGGAGGTAATGGGCAGGTTGTTCTCCTGGCAGGCCTGCCCGGGGTGCCAGTTAGCCTTGCAGGCCGAGCAGAACTCGagagcacacacagcacattGGACGAGCTGGGGCAGGGCTGGAGAGTCCGCTTCCTTCAGTTGGCACACTGCCTGACAGGTCGAGGAAGGGCACCATGTCCGGCACGGGTCCAGCAGCACCTCTGATTACACGGAAGAAGAGCTAGGTCACAGACAGTCGCTCTCTCATCGGGTCAGTTCGGCCAAATCAAAAACCAATTAATGAACAGTTTTTCTTTGGACAGTTTTCTAGGTTACATATTTCCAGTGAGCTGCGGTGAGCGTTAGTTACACCGGGACAATCAATTTACATCCGACATGGAGGGTAACCTTGCAAACTGGTAAAAGCCTCATACATATTTTATCATGTATAGTTTTCAAGGATCATATTTGTGCACGGGTACACTGAAGCATTTCATTCGTAGAAATGTTCATCGATTTTGCATCTGTTTGTTACCTTATGTCCGTGACTCCTCTCAACACTTCTGAACAGTCACGCTACTTTTTAAGATGAGTTATTTTGCCACTTCTATAAAGCACGATGCGCTTGCCCTTGTATCCTGCCCTACCGTCCTCTTAAATCTCTGCCAAGAACTGTGAGCACACATTCCACATGCGCTCTATGCTCAGCCTGAGAAATATGGAACGGCTACAGCAACTGTTCTGCCTGACTGGACTGGGACATCGATGAGACGGCTGACTGCCCTTATCCaggctgaatcaacagctccttctgaagatttttttttttttttttttttttattcatttgcgCACGCACCCAATCTGTGCTCATAAATACGCGTTTGTCTTCATGTTCATGCATTTATTCCTGCAGGTGCTGTTTGCATGGTCTGGGTACAGTTTGTGTTCCTGCGTAGGTGGAGAACCTGCAGGGTGAGCACCATCAAAGACCGATAGCACAGCTTGGATACTGCCGTCTCCGGTAGAGACACGACTCTAATTTTACCGATTAGCAACGCAGACCAGTCGTTATATTTCCAGCCCTGACATCCAAGCAATTCACCCGATAGCTAACATTTATTACAGTGTAAACTGCAGACATCCAATATGCAGCAACACACTGAGGAAAGAAGAGGCCTTAATGAAGGGTCTTGCTGTGATAACAGATTTACTTCCATCAGAATTTTAGAACAAAGACATGGGAGGCTTTTCCCTTTATGTTAATTTAATGGGAGCTGGTGCTAGACTATGATGAGGTTAACAGGGTTGAGAAATATTCCCTGCAGGTGGGTCACACACAGTAACTGGGCTTGAATCTATAAACAGAAAGCTCCCTGTTTGTTCACCGCAAAGTGCAcgcaaagaaaacagatggcTTGCCAACACCTGTCAGCGCCGAAGACTGAAATTTAATGGGCAAACAACGATGGCTCAAATCTTTTCTATTGGCTTACACCCCACGGTGTAATTCAACAGTGAAAATGTCCGCAGGGGGTGGATGACTGCCTCCACACAGAGCCTGCAGCAGTTCAGCTGCACGTGCAAGACGTCTCCGTCGTCATCCTTTTTTGTAAGTCACTGTAAAGTGTAGTATCTCTGGAGGACGGACGGGTCCACGTGTGTCTGCCTTTAACAGTCACTGCCCACACACATCACCCACCGAAGAACACGGGAGCCATCGCTGACGTGCTATTGACTCACCCCTTTCAAACTGAAGCTTCTTGTATCTCTGCATCATCTCCGTGGCCACCATGCACTCAAtctgcagggagagaggagaaggagcaggacgAGGGAAATAAGCAGGtcattgtgtatatttatagacAGATGCTGAACAAAGCAATTATACACTTCCAGGAAAATCTCACTTCCAGAGCAACGTCCAAATCTAATTTCTGCGAGATTGCTGCAAGAGCTTGCTGCGTTGCTTATCAGAAGGGCCACTCACAGACAACACACGATCAGAGAGCACATACTCAAGGTTGAATGTACTTGTAATATGCTAAGAAATGAACGGGTGGGATTGTTTTAAAGAAGACCCAATCACGAGCTCAAGGTGTTCCTGGTGGAACGGAAAGA contains:
- the rnf144aa gene encoding probable E3 ubiquitin-protein ligase RNF144A-A; protein product: MTTARYRPTWELAVDPLVSCKLCLGEFPLEQMTTITQCQCVFCTLCLKQYVELLIKEGLETAISCPDSACPKRGHLQENEIECMVATEMMQRYKKLQFEREVLLDPCRTWCPSSTCQAVCQLKEADSPALPQLVQCAVCALEFCSACKANWHPGQACQENNLPITSFLPGENSSFYKNEEDDAPIKRCPKCKVYIERDEGCAQMMCKNCKHAFCWYCLESLDDDFLLIHYDKGPCRNKLGHSRASVIWHRTQVVGIFAGFGLLLLVASPFLLLATPIVLCCKCKCSKGDDDPLPT